The following are encoded together in the Syngnathus typhle isolate RoL2023-S1 ecotype Sweden linkage group LG5, RoL_Styp_1.0, whole genome shotgun sequence genome:
- the gucd1 gene encoding protein GUCD1 isoform X2: MVLKYLHPISDEQFQRACWDLKMTESVWTIDLAYLMCHLGIKHCFCTQTLGVDKGFRNQSFYKKHFDAEEDRVNELFLKAESKGVVVKKCSVSIQEIESHLEERHVAIVLINAVILTCELCSAPVKYCCFLPVGQKCFCRKPEYQGHFVVLRGFNRTTGCILYNNPAYSDRVCCTTVSNFEEARRSYGTDEDILFIFKAS, translated from the exons ATGGTACTCAA GTACCTGCACCCCATCAGTGATGAGCAGTTTCAGAGAGCCTGCTGGGACCTGAAAATGACTGAGAGCGTGTGGACGATTGACCTGGCCTACCTCATGTGCCATCTAGGGATCAAGCATTGTTTTTGCACACAGACGCTGGGCGTCGATAAGGGCTTTAGGAATCAG TCCTTTTATAAGAAGCATTTTGATGCTGAAGAAGATCGCGTGAATGAGCTTTTCCTTAAAGCAGAGAGCAAAGGTGTGGTTGTGAAGAAATG CTCCGTGTCCATTCAGGAAATCGAGTCTCATCTAGAAGAGCGCCATGTTGCTATCGTGCTCATCAACGCTGTCATCCTCACTTGCGAACTCTGCTCTGCACCTGTCAAATATTGCTGCTTCCTTCCTGTGGGCCAGAAGTGTTTCTGCCGGAAACCAGAGTATCAAGGGCATTTTGTAGTGCTGCGAGGCTTCAACAGGACCACCGGCTGCATCTTGTACAATAACCCTGCATATTCTGACC GGGTGTGCTGCACCACTGTCAGTAACTTTGAGGAGGCACGTCGGAGCTATGGGACAGATGAAGACATTCTCTTCATCTTTAAAGCAAGCTGA
- the zbtb26 gene encoding zinc finger and BTB domain-containing protein 26, which yields MAQNQVILQFHFATFGDSMLQKMNLLRHQQRFCDVTVRINQLTVPGHKVVFAAGSSFLRDQFILQQDSNEVQISMIQEAKVGQQLLLSCYTGQLEFPELELVNYLTVASFLQMGHIVEQCTQALNKFIKPQTSHRLEDSEIRRTSREQALKEQENCPVQTVHKAELLEDDISTDDDDDDEEDVIIQPKSPPLISDAPPRCDVEESDISIVKVESMEPTFPSSSPAALRSPEPQHSLINSTVDSRGSEMMAPPSLPDDPSSPSSPSNPADRPGVHQRSYDKPLQWYHQCPKCSRVFRQLEKYANHLKMHKLFMCLLCGKTFTQKGNLHRHMRVHAGIKPFQCKICGKTFTQKCSLLDHLNLHSGDKPHRCNYCDMMFAHKPVLRKHLKQIHGKNSFDNAHEGNLHDGGPEENYTTAPFFIHSNNYKT from the coding sequence ATGGCCCAGAACCAGGTGATCCTGCAGTTTCACTTTGCCACGTTTGGCGACTCCATGCTACAGAAGATGAACCTCCTTCGACACCAGCAACGCTTCTGTGACGTCACTGTACGCATCAACCAGCTTACAGTTCCCGGTCATAAAGTGGTTTTTGCCGCTGGTTCATCTTTCCTTCGAGACCAATTCATCCTTCAGCAGGACTCCAATGAAGTGCAGATCTCCATGATTCAGGAGGCAAAGGTTGGTcagcagctgctgctgtccTGCTACACGGGCCAACTTGAGTTTCCTGAACTAGAGCTGGTGAATTACCTGACAGTGGCCAGCTTCCTCCAAATGGGCCACATTGTTGAGCAGTGTACTCAAGCACTAAATAAATTCATCAAGCCACAAACTTCCCACAGGCTGGAAGATAGTGAGATAAGAAGGACAAGCAGGGAGCAAGCTTTGAAAGAACAAGAAAACTGCCCGGTGCAGACTGTCCACAAGGCGGAGCTCTTAGAGGATGATATCAGTaccgatgatgacgacgatgatgaagaGGATGTCATTATACAACCCAAATCCCCTCCTCTGATTTCGGACGCACCGCCCAGGTGTGATGTGGAAGAGAGTGACATAAGCATAGTCAAGGTGGAGTCTATGGAGCCTACCTTTCCCAGCAGCTCTCCAGCTGCCCTGCGCTCACCCGAGCCCCAACATTCCCTCATCAATTCCACAGTAGACAGTCGAGGGAGCGAAATGATGGCGCCCCCTAGCTTGCCAGATGACCCCTCCAGTCCCTCTTCGCCTTCCAATCCTGCAGATAGACCCGGCGTTCACCAGAGGAGTTATGACAAACCCCTCCAGTGGTACCACCAGTGTCCCAAATGCAGCCGCGTCTTCCGGCAGCTGGAAAAATATGCCAACCACCTGAAGATGCACAAGCTCTTTATGTGCCTGCTGTGTGGCAAGACCTTCACGCAGAAGGGCAACCTGCATCGACACATGCGCGTCCACGCGGGCATCAAACCCTTCCAGTGTAAGATCTGTGGGAAGACCTTCACGCAAAAGTGCTCTTTACTGGATCACCTGAATCTGCACAGCGGGGACAAGCCTCACCGCTGTAACTACTGTGACATGATGTTCGCTCACAAGCCTGTTCTCCGCAAGCACCTCAAACAGATCCACGGCAAGAACAGCTTTGACAATGCGCACGAAGGTAACCTGCACGACGGTGGGCCTGAGGAGAATTACACCACCGCGCCCTTTTTCATTCACTCGAACAATTATAAGACCTAA
- the gucd1 gene encoding protein GUCD1 isoform X1: MTDDALLLDVPVIQQLYHWDCGLACARMVLKYLHPISDEQFQRACWDLKMTESVWTIDLAYLMCHLGIKHCFCTQTLGVDKGFRNQSFYKKHFDAEEDRVNELFLKAESKGVVVKKCSVSIQEIESHLEERHVAIVLINAVILTCELCSAPVKYCCFLPVGQKCFCRKPEYQGHFVVLRGFNRTTGCILYNNPAYSDRVCCTTVSNFEEARRSYGTDEDILFIFKAS, translated from the exons ATGACAG ATGATGCCCTCCTACTGGATGTGCCTGTCATTCAGCAGCTGTACCACTGGGACTGTGGTTTAGCTTGCGCCAGGATGGTACTCAA GTACCTGCACCCCATCAGTGATGAGCAGTTTCAGAGAGCCTGCTGGGACCTGAAAATGACTGAGAGCGTGTGGACGATTGACCTGGCCTACCTCATGTGCCATCTAGGGATCAAGCATTGTTTTTGCACACAGACGCTGGGCGTCGATAAGGGCTTTAGGAATCAG TCCTTTTATAAGAAGCATTTTGATGCTGAAGAAGATCGCGTGAATGAGCTTTTCCTTAAAGCAGAGAGCAAAGGTGTGGTTGTGAAGAAATG CTCCGTGTCCATTCAGGAAATCGAGTCTCATCTAGAAGAGCGCCATGTTGCTATCGTGCTCATCAACGCTGTCATCCTCACTTGCGAACTCTGCTCTGCACCTGTCAAATATTGCTGCTTCCTTCCTGTGGGCCAGAAGTGTTTCTGCCGGAAACCAGAGTATCAAGGGCATTTTGTAGTGCTGCGAGGCTTCAACAGGACCACCGGCTGCATCTTGTACAATAACCCTGCATATTCTGACC GGGTGTGCTGCACCACTGTCAGTAACTTTGAGGAGGCACGTCGGAGCTATGGGACAGATGAAGACATTCTCTTCATCTTTAAAGCAAGCTGA